TATTAGATATGTGAAGTACGTTAAACCTCTTCTCAAACCGTTGTCTTAAAGCATTTATAAGGCCGATGAGTGCCAAGAGAATGCCTGGGATATTTGAAACAGTGTTGAAAAATTCAGCAATATAAGATGAatagacataatttttttcacaccACTCTGCAGATGTTACAGGTCCCCAAAAGCTCGATATTGCTTCAGCCATTCTTCGATGTATATGCACGAAGTGTAAGATAATTCAACTGATAAACTTTCTGCTAGAATATTGAAGGGATCATAACCTGcattattttgttataaaaagatGAGACAATGAACCTtggaatgaaaaacaaaaaagaagaggaagaaaacactgaaaaaaaaaaaaagatcttgtcCCTAATAACCCCTTACTCATGAGGTGCCCTCTCTTCTCTCAGTTTACCATAAATACATAATTGTAAgtttcctttctctctcaagCCTAAAAAcctatttcttttcattttaatggCCTACAAAAATAGGGATCAACATCTATAGCCAATTCAGTAGTAATAACAGAACTAGAAAGCATCCTATTAAGCGATACTGATACTGAATCCATACACTATAACCAGACAAAATAGGAATAATTACATGGATCTTTAATCAATTTATGAAGATAAAAGTTCCAAGGTAGTTTGCATATTAAATTCTTTGTAAAATTGATGGGCATGGCAACAGTAATACAAATAtatggaaaataattaaatatagaaCATCTCACAACGATTTGCAAACTATGAAGGCAACTTTAAAGCATTCAAAACCAAGacaatcttagaaaaaaaaggtCCTAAAGTTAAGTAAACTTACAAAGTACTGGACACCAAATGAGCTATTTACCAATCAAACATAGTTGAAACTAGCAACTCGGGGCAAAGGTTGCATTcacgaaaaagaaagaaaattttcagGATAAGGTTCCATCTGTTTTCCGATGTTTCAAGGTTTCCAATATGTCAAAATCCAAGTGTGATCTCATACTACATGGTAACTCTTCCTAAATTAGAATTAAACAGAAGAAATTCAAATCCACTAAAAACAAGTCcagaatttcaaataagtaaaGCATAAAAAAGTATCAATGGTTTGAAGTACAACCACACTGACTACCATTGTGCTTCTCAAAGTTACCTTTATTGCTTCAAGATATTACAGCAATGCAATTCTctataatcaagaaaagaaattttcGCATACAAAATCACAAACTGAGCAATGAAACAACCGTAACACAACAAAAAGGGAGAAGTTACCAGATTTGCAAATGCTTTGAAAACAGAGTTACTTATCTGTTATTCGATTCGATAAACACTATCATGACATAATAACAACTAAAACGGAGGCATTAAAGTCTAATCTTCATAGCATTCATCTCCTTAGTTTTTTTACTTAACTATTCACTACCATAtgtatacatacatatataaacAACTAATTATTCAAAGGCAATACACTATGCATAGTGTTCATTCAATGGAGAAAACACATCCTACCCTAAGCCAAGCCAAGCCGAATCAATAATGtacaacgaaaaaaaaaacccttaacaaAAGAGAAATCAATGTACTTCCAATTCTGTCCGAATCattacataaaaagaaatcCGAATCACTAAATTATGCATTGTACTACTCGATCCACACTATTtacttattttctataattctCTCAACCttctaaaaaaacctaaacaaattgaaataataataaataaaaaactatatccAAACTTGGCTATTCTTCTGCTACATTGCTAAGGGAAGAGGGAAATTCATAATAAGTggagtaaaaaaataacaataataataaccttCGTAAAAATCAGATCTATTCTacagttctttctttcttcttcgaataataataataataacaacaaacagCACAGGGCTAAAGCAAAACGGACCAGTGCTGCCCGATGCCAATTCGGGAACGGTTTAGGGCTTTCATAGTGACTGTGCTGAGCGCGTGGAgaaaatggttttattttagAAACGACTGTTTTGACAACACTTGTAAGGCGATGGATTCGTTGGATTAGTATTTTGAGCGGTTGGGATTGTTTTGGTAGAGAAACTTTACCttgcttctttttattgtcCTAGGTTGGATGTCCGTGTTGCACACGTGcctcattttattatattattataaagaatCTAAACTAAGAAAAAGTTGTCGTTTTCCTATTTCTTTTGCCGTGGATTGGGAGACAATTTGCAACGTGGACTGCTTTTAGAAACTCATTTTGTacttcatttaatttctttaaaaaattataccatTAGGAGGGACCAAGAGTCTCTACGAGTAAGAGCATGCATTTACACACCCTATTAATCGGAAATCTAAACTCATATCTATGCttgttaaaaatgttttgttgGCGGTGCTTTAACggtttaatttattaatctaaacAATCACCAAAACGTGTTTGGgtagattatttaaaaataaaaaaaatattattttaatatattttttaaacaaaacacacTTTTAAACAATAATTACTACTACAATCTCAAACACACTAAAAACTTAGTATATGATCCTGTTCCGTGTTGTCATGGTTaataacttcataatttttggaGGCTAAACTATGAGCTAATATGGGATTTAATCGTATAATATTTTCTTCTATAGACAGGTAAGAGACATCTTCAAATTAGTCGAGAAACCTTATgtatttaaagaaattgaataaattatctttaaatagGGCAAccctttatttatttgcaaaCAAATATCCAAATTTTTTCATCCAGTGGGAAAAGAAATTCcgtggagatacaaatttcCCTCCCAACCTTTTGACAAAAATCCATGCAGAGGAGTCCCTTTTACATATAAATGATTAATTATCGAGTAAATAAGCGGTTAAGCATGGGACCTTCAATTTTAGAGGAGACCATCCGCTCAACTGCTCTCCAATATTTTCTGTGGCATTCAACCGCCcagcaaataaacaaaaacatggaACACTTTCCATGCTTCCTACAgcatttttttttgcagttcACTATGAGGCGAAGTCATTTTTACACGAAATGTTAAAGTGGTAATAGCAACCACTAAGAGAAACAAGGAGAAAAAAACTGAGGCTTTATCCTGACTTATCAGTAGTCAAGAGCTGGACCTATCTTACCTGATGGAACCATTGCTAATGGTTGCAACCTTGCACACACCAGCAGATGTGGTTAGTGGAATATCTTTGTAGCAGGCTACCAGGTCACTGTTAGTTTGCAGATCCACCTGTAGTGTCTCCCAGACTTTCTTCTTAGGGTTTAGGACATCGTCAGGTTCACCTTCAAACCCTGGGAATGTCACTCTCTCTCCAACAACCGCAGATTGGGGTGGATCAACCAATTCGACCTACCAGACCACCAGAAATGGTAAAATTAGACcagcaattaaaaaacatttcatcaGTTAGATCCGTGTCCCGCTTTTGGTCATAGGTTAATAGTTCGTATTACAAGTCCATTATGAAGGTTAGAATGATTTCATACTTGGAAATGTGACCTCAGGAAAGTGTATATATGATGCAATGACAATTCGAAAGGTAGTGATCGGTTTGCTTACCTTGGTGTGGTCACTACTGGAAGCAGCAAGAACCATAGCCTCTGACTTGATGCCCCTCATATTTGCAGGCTTTAGGTTGCAAAGGATGCAGACCTTCCGATTCTGCCAAATGATCACAATAATCAACAACCTAGTATACCGAGTGGCAttttctaaacataaaaaagcaTCCTATTATTAAGAGCTATGGTGACAGAGATTTATACCTGCATCTCCTCAAGAGGTATATACTTGACAAGTCCACTTACAACCGTTCTACAGTCTCCTTCACCCAAGTCGATTTCTTCCACATACAGGGAATCAGCATCAGGATGCTTCTGAGCTTTCTTTATTAGGCCAACACGAATATCAAGTCTTGTGATGGAGATTTCTGGTTCAACAGCGCCCCTTGATTTGGCTTCACCAGCAGGTTTTTTGGCCTGCTGCTTCTTCCCACCAACTGTTGCATTAAGTTTGGTTAATAATATGGAAATAAACTTCCCGACAGTGATCATAAGCAGGTGCAAACACTCAGGTTGATaagaacatgtatttttttaaccaccATAAATGACTTGGTTCAAATTAGCAACCATCAGAACTAATCATACGAGCACAATGGCTGCAAGCAGATCAAAACCTGTAGCTTTTTTCTTCAGTTCCTCAGCAAGCTTAGATGCTTTTTCAACTTCTTCCCGCTCAAGTCTGTCAGCCTGACTTCCAGCAAATTTCTTCCTGTAGTCCTCCACTTCTTCTATTTTCTATATGAAAATGAAGTTACTTAAATTAGTTGTAGGCccaaagaaaaggtaaaattatGCTGATCTTCACCACCATCTCCATCAGCATCAAAGcacaaacacacacatgcaAACACCAGCAAAATCAAACCAACACCCAGACGCACACATGCACATAACCATATGTGACATAACATATTATACCAGTTCCTTGAACAAAGGCTCTGGTGTCCCAATCTTGTGCCCAGCAGGTAGGATCTCCCAAGGTCTTTTTGCCTTATCCATATCACCTTTCTCATCACATAGTGAAGCTTGTTCAGGGGACAAATTAAGCTGCTTGAAGACCTTAtatccaatttaaaaaaaaaaaatgtctcagcacataaaaacaataaaatagatTCACATGAGTGCTGAGTATAGATGAATAAGGTAGCCAAGATACCTCAACAGAGAAAGATGGCATGAAAGGTTCTAACAAACATGCGAGAAGATATACTAGACCCAATGAAGTCTTTACAACTATAGAACAAGAAGGTTGGTCTTCCTTGTAAAGCCTCCAGAATTGGCTTTCCTACAGGGAAATGGAACAGAAATCAGTTCTCATCTCGAAGAACAGAAACATTAGAAAACACAACTAATGAAACTTTTGAATCCATGCGATCAAAAACATTCCAGGCTTACTTGCAGATATGCATTTCCCTCACTAGAAATGCTCATTGCAGTTTTCAATCCTTGCTTTAATTTAACCTAGAAAATTACAAACAGGGGTGTAAGAATGATGCTAGTTACATGCAACCATCCTGCAAAACAATGATTGACGGATACCTTTTCCATGGCTTCCAGGTATTGGTCCACATATTTACCAACTTCTTCAGCCAATTTATTTGTCAGGGGATGAGAGTCTGCCCCTGGAGCATCTGGAATAACAGAACCATATCCTGAACCTGTAGATCAAAACAGACGGTCACTATGGTCTGAGGATACAGTGCTGGTGCTTTGTTACgcccaaaaaaaatccataaaaaattagTGGAAAgtgataaaatacaaaaaccacTACAAGAATTTACAATCCTTCATGTTCCTAGAGGATCAGTTTGGGACTAATGTGATGCAGTGCACCATGTCCCAACAGTGTTTTGGCTTGCATGCTTCAAGGAAACACAAATGGAGTCCAAAAGGGTATCAAGCATATTAGAGGGATAAATTACCCTCCCACAAACTCCAAGAACCATCAATCTTTGTAAagactttcaaaagaaaatgaaagagaaacaCACAGCTGCTCAATGAAGCTTCAAGTATATCTAAAACAGTGAGGAGACggttcttagaaaaaaaatgccaCTTCACAAGCACCACCAAAGCTCAAACAATAGCAACACACCACAATTGCAAGGGATGGAAAAACTATTAAAACTCAAATGATAAGAGttctaataattataattaaaaccaaacaaataaatatccTGCTATTGGCTATAGAAATCTACAATTCAGCTCTcccaccaacaaaaaaattgtcattCTGATGTACTTGTCAAGAAACAAATTTAGCTGAACAACAAACGATTAAGAAACTTAATATGGAATTTCACACAGCTGATCTACCTGGAGGTTTAGCAAGAAAGCTCAGAACTCGGTTAATAAAGTTTCCCAAATTATTCAGCAACTCACTGTTACTTTTTGCTTGCAAATCAGACCATGTAAATAGTGTGTCAGACACCTAATCAACACAGACACATCAAATTAGCACTTTCCTGTTGCATGATGAACTATTCAGCTGCAGAATGAAAGCATTATCAGCAACAAGAGGATTACCTCAGGCCTATTGGTTAGCAAATAATATCTCCAAACTTCTACAGGAATATTTGTATCTTTTGCATCATTACCAAACACTCCTACACCTTTACTCTTGGAAAACTTTCCTGCATTAGCCAGccagataaaattagaaaattcaaaatggtCAAAAGCAAAAGGCAGCTTGTTTGTAAGCAAAAGGTTATCCAATCAGTTATCATTTGAATGCATGAAAATTCACCAAGCATTGCATATTGGCTAAATTAAGTCAATAACACAGCTGACAAACCTGCTTCATAATTTAAGTATTCAGTTACACTTATAGTCTTCATCAAAGTCCAATTTTCACCTGTTCCAAGAAGCGTAGATGGAAACATCACCTGGAAAGAGAAATGCATACACATTTGAAGAAATGAAACTTTACAACATTATCACAAGGCAAACCATACATATGGACAGCAATTTTGGAGCTCAACATAAAATAGCAACCAAAAAAGAAACATCGAAGCATGAGCAATGGAAAGCCCATCAGGCATCAAGTAAAACCaaacagaagaaagaaaatataacaatCACATCAAATCTGCCCTAAAATCACTCAGACACAGGAAATTTCAGGCAAAAAGGAAATCTCATTATACAAATAATGCAAATAGAAAATTGCACAAGATCAAAATATAAGAATGGAGATAATAATAACTTCAATGTGCAGGCCAAAAATTCTAAAGGACAATACACTTACAGTGTGGAATGGCACATTGTCTTTTCCCATAAACTGATACAGCTCGACATTCTCTGGATTCTTCCACCACTTCTCCCAATCAGGAGTGTAGCAAGAAGTAATGGAGACATATCCAATAGGAGCATCAAACCAAACATAGAACACCTACCAATAACACAATCTGAAGTTACAACATGAAAACCTAACAGAACAGTTATGTGTATATTAGTTTGATGAAATAATAGAAGAAGGAGATtcagcatgattttttttttttaaatcacatctTTTTAACAGGCTTTGAATAGGATAAAATGGAAATGATACAAAACAAGATTTCTAACCTTGTCCTTAAATTCTTCAAGTGGAACGGGAACACCCCACTTCAGATCCCTAGTAATGCATCGTGGTTTTAATCCTTCTTTAAGCCATGCATTTGTTGTTTGAATAGCATTTTGGCTCCAGCCCCCAGCTACAGATGTGCTCTCGATATAGTTTACTAATTTATCCTTCAGCAGAGGAAGCTCAAGAAACAAGTGACTTGTATCACGGATTCGTGGTGTGTTTTTACATTGCTGTTCACATATCAGATCGGAAAATATAAGTAAATACAACAAGAAATCAGCAGAGTCTTACAAAATTATTGCTATATGTATACATGGAAGAGGCACAACTGTCGATGATCACTTATTCGCTGACTTCTTATTTAGGACATTACCCAGGGAAAACATGGCCATAACTAGCGAGTGTCATGTAATAAGTTTGGCAGTAAAATGGCCTTCAAGACATTTAGCCTATTTACTACATTATGCAATACATTTCAGCCCAAATTATTCCAACTCTGGATGAATATACAACCATGTGACTAAGAATTACCAGAAACTAAGATATAGCTGAAATTATACACAATGAATTCTCTAAAAAAAGCAGAGAGAGATCAATCTCACACCTTGCACCTGGGATTTATTAACTCTGTAGGATTCAAAAGCTTTCCACAATTTTCACACTGATCTCCTCGTGCAGAATCATAATTACATCCTTCCGTTGGACAATTACCTTCCACAAGCCGATCAGCTAAGAATCTTTCGCATGTATCACAGTACAGCTGTATCATGATAACAGTTAAGCACAtcaatcgatcaaccaccaaaCAGCAAAATTGAGCTGAAACAGAGACAGAGCACTGAACTAGACAACAACACATCCAAACAAAACAGTGAAATAAGCCATTACTCATGAGACTATACCTGTTGCATTGAGTTCTCCGAAAGCCAGTTATTATCTaacaatttcttaaaaattgctTGACAAATTTCCGTTTGCTGCGGACTCGACGTACGTCcaaattcatcaaaacttaTATTAAACCATTTATAAACCTCCCTATGAATCGCATGATACCTATGAATACAcaaccaatttaaaatttacaacaaaacaacaattcAGCAAATAcgtaaaaaataacttattcaatttaaaagaaaaggaaacttttaaaaaaagaaagaaaattacttGTCACAAATTTGTTTAGGAGTGGAATTCTCCTCTATGGCTTTAGTCTCAGTCGCAGTCCCATACTCGTCAGTTCCACAAATATAAATCGCGTTATATCCTCGAAGACGACAGTATCGAGCAAAAACATCAGCACTCAACACACCTAACCAACCAAAACGACACCAAAATCAGAAGAAAAAGATGAGATAAATTCCTTAAAATGAAAATGACTCACATCCGATGATGTTCCCGAGATGAGGGACGTTATTGACATAAGGCAAGGCACTGGTTATCAGTATGTTTCGCTTTCCCGGGATAGGGAGCTTCGGGGCCGTCCGATTGAGATCTTCCATAGTTACAGTAGCTTAGCTGCTGCTGCAGCAGCAGTTGGTGAggattttagagagagagaaaattggaTTCTGCGTTGGCGATTTGGGGTTTTTAAAAGCACAGGAGAATCAGAATCAAAGATTGGCAGGCGGGTGATTGCTGCAAGAGTAAGCTAACATCAGTAGGGTGGCGTCAGTTAAAATTTTACGGTCGATTTTGAAGAAATTACGGGTATGCAACGGCCGCGAAACAGAGTTTAGAAGGGTCTTTGCCAAAGGGGTTATGTCAATGTGCCATGGGAAGGGGAGTGGAGCTTTTGGTTGGGTCTTCTGGATTTGCAAATTGGAAGTTTGTAACCGTCCGTGGACTGCTGCTGGCCCATATACGGCCTTGGTCAGGTGCTGACTTGGAGGGCACACAAAGGAAGCTGACACGGTCGCATTGCTGACGGATTAGGTACTCAACATCAGAAAAAATTTTccggaaaatgaactggaaaacactttcctttctggaaataatttattaatgttatttttttttaaataaaaaaattcaaagttattattaatatatttataagtaaaaaaggctcctaaacaaaaaccaaacagCTTATTATATATTACTGTACAAGGAGGCCACTTTATATGAGAGTGGAAAGAAAGAATCcagttttccttttttcatttccaCTGTGATTACACTTAGACTGAAGAGGATTGGacgaccttttcttttcttttttccttttagagtaatataataatttaaacgtTCCAAGTTTTAGTGCAGTTTGCTTTGTAGGAGTAGCTGATTTCGACACAGTGGCCTTGCACGCAAGATCCAAGGTTCTTGTCCACAGAAGAAGTTGGGATTAAAATTTGTttcctgtatttttttatataaaaaaaaaaatcgtggtTTTTTGGACAAAAATAGCTCAGAAGACACTTGAGAAAAAACCCAACTCTTGCTTTTTGATACAGTACCTGGGAATCCTGTCAGGAATATAATACCTGCCGGCCAGCTGTCTAGACCGTGTAGACCATATTATCCACATAACAAGAGAGAATTTCTGCCACAGTAGGAGTCATTATCTAGCTGCGTTCGTGTTCAAaaccaaaactagaaaaatgcTCCAGGAGGGAGGAGTTTGAATCTTGAGACAGGGGAAGGGTTAAGGGAATACAATGATAATTTTGCTCCAATATTACAGTACTATCTCACATCCCAGCAGAAGCTTTCGACACTTGCTTCAGAACATCAGCGATCTCGCTAGCCGTTGCTTTTCCACTCAAATAAGCAATCAGGGGACTCTCCTTGGGAACAATGTCATCTCTTAGGTCTGTGGCTCTTAGCAAGTCTTCAGAACCCTTTGTCACCACATCTTTCAGTATTATCGTCTTATGAGCACCAGATATCATTTCCTCGTAATCGGTATCTCCATTTTCACCAAGAATCACAAACATATTGGCAACATTCAATCTCCAGCGAACGAAAAGGTACCTAATAATCACAGAGAGTTATGGAAATCAATGTTCTCAACATACTGAAGAATTATGTCCCGGTGCTATAAGGTCCTTATGAGGGTGCCTGTATGGCGGCAGTTCTGCATTCAGTCCATGGGACTGAAGAAGAAGGATTGGTTGTGCATAAAATTGTAGCATGTAGGAAGGG
This genomic interval from Populus alba chromosome 1, ASM523922v2, whole genome shotgun sequence contains the following:
- the LOC118055229 gene encoding probable methionine--tRNA ligase, producing the protein MEDLNRTAPKLPIPGKRNILITSALPYVNNVPHLGNIIGCVLSADVFARYCRLRGYNAIYICGTDEYGTATETKAIEENSTPKQICDKYHAIHREVYKWFNISFDEFGRTSSPQQTEICQAIFKKLLDNNWLSENSMQQLYCDTCERFLADRLVEGNCPTEGCNYDSARGDQCENCGKLLNPTELINPRCKQCKNTPRIRDTSHLFLELPLLKDKLVNYIESTSVAGGWSQNAIQTTNAWLKEGLKPRCITRDLKWGVPVPLEEFKDKVFYVWFDAPIGYVSITSCYTPDWEKWWKNPENVELYQFMGKDNVPFHTVMFPSTLLGTGENWTLMKTISVTEYLNYEAGKFSKSKGVGVFGNDAKDTNIPVEVWRYYLLTNRPEVSDTLFTWSDLQAKSNSELLNNLGNFINRVLSFLAKPPGSGYGSVIPDAPGADSHPLTNKLAEEVGKYVDQYLEAMEKVKLKQGLKTAMSISSEGNAYLQESQFWRLYKEDQPSCSIVVKTSLGLVYLLACLLEPFMPSFSVEVFKQLNLSPEQASLCDEKGDMDKAKRPWEILPAGHKIGTPEPLFKELKIEEVEDYRKKFAGSQADRLEREEVEKASKLAEELKKKATVGGKKQQAKKPAGEAKSRGAVEPEISITRLDIRVGLIKKAQKHPDADSLYVEEIDLGEGDCRTVVSGLVKYIPLEEMQNRKVCILCNLKPANMRGIKSEAMVLAASSSDHTKVELVDPPQSAVVGERVTFPGFEGEPDDVLNPKKKVWETLQVDLQTNSDLVACYKDIPLTTSAGVCKVATISNGSIR